The Candidatus Deferrimicrobium sp. genome includes a region encoding these proteins:
- a CDS encoding LutB/LldF family L-lactate oxidation iron-sulfur protein, translated as MELNANAFGRNARKALLDKTLQEALGRTTGRFVAHRDEAVAAFPEFEATRERASRIKRDVLDHLDTYLPRFIAEAEKRGATVHVARDAAQAREIAARIARDEGVTLAVKSKSMASEEISFNEALQGAGVTVVESDLGEFIIQLAGESPSHLIAPAVHKTREEISRLFERHLGEPRTDSIPELVGMARKHLRAKFLSAGMGVSGGNFLVADTGSIVLVTNEGNGRMGAVLPRVHLAVVGIEKVIPRMEDLPTFLRLLPRSASGQTISSYVSILTGTRGAGDAEGPERMHILLLDCGRSAILEGKYREILKCVRCAACLNVCPVYQSVGGHAYGWVYSGPIGAVLTPLLVGLPEAAALPDASTLCGACADVCPVKIPLPDFLLELRSDAREQGLKTPGEIAAMKGYAGVMRRAGLLEAIERIAGVLGQIFTKGKGIAWLPYPFSGWTDRRDFPSPATRPFRKQWKTRRGVRGMTR; from the coding sequence TCGCCCACCGCGACGAGGCGGTGGCCGCCTTTCCGGAGTTCGAGGCGACCCGGGAGCGCGCTTCGCGGATCAAGCGGGACGTCCTGGACCATCTGGACACGTACCTCCCGCGCTTCATCGCGGAGGCGGAAAAACGGGGCGCGACCGTCCATGTGGCGCGGGACGCCGCCCAGGCGCGGGAAATCGCGGCGCGGATCGCGCGGGACGAAGGGGTCACCCTCGCCGTCAAGTCGAAGTCGATGGCGTCCGAGGAGATCTCGTTCAACGAGGCGCTGCAGGGAGCGGGCGTCACGGTGGTCGAGTCCGACCTCGGGGAGTTCATCATCCAGCTCGCGGGAGAGTCGCCTTCCCACCTCATCGCCCCCGCGGTCCACAAGACGCGCGAAGAGATCTCCCGCCTCTTCGAGCGCCACCTCGGGGAACCGCGGACCGACAGCATCCCCGAACTGGTAGGAATGGCCCGCAAGCACCTGCGGGCGAAGTTCCTTTCCGCGGGGATGGGCGTCTCCGGCGGGAACTTCCTGGTGGCCGACACCGGCTCCATCGTGCTCGTCACCAACGAGGGAAACGGGCGGATGGGGGCGGTCCTGCCGCGCGTCCACCTCGCCGTCGTCGGGATCGAGAAGGTCATCCCGCGCATGGAGGACCTGCCGACCTTCCTGCGCCTCCTGCCCCGAAGCGCCTCCGGCCAGACGATCTCGTCGTACGTGTCGATCTTGACGGGAACGAGGGGCGCGGGGGACGCCGAGGGGCCCGAGCGGATGCACATCCTCCTGCTCGATTGCGGCCGCAGCGCGATCCTCGAGGGGAAGTACCGGGAGATTCTCAAGTGCGTACGATGCGCCGCCTGCCTGAACGTCTGCCCCGTCTACCAGAGCGTGGGGGGGCACGCCTACGGGTGGGTGTACTCCGGACCGATCGGCGCGGTCCTGACCCCGCTGCTGGTCGGCCTGCCCGAAGCGGCCGCGCTGCCGGACGCGAGCACCCTGTGCGGCGCGTGCGCGGACGTGTGCCCGGTGAAGATCCCCCTGCCGGACTTCCTGCTCGAGCTGCGGTCCGACGCGCGGGAACAGGGATTGAAGACCCCCGGCGAGATCGCCGCGATGAAAGGGTACGCGGGAGTGATGAGGCGGGCGGGGCTGCTCGAAGCGATCGAGCGGATCGCCGGGGTGCTGGGGCAGATCTTCACGAAGGGGAAGGGGATCGCCTGGCTGCCGTACCCCTTCTCCGGGTGGACGGACCGCCGCGACTTCCCCTCGCCGGCCACGCGGCCGTTCCGAAAGCAGTGGAAGACCCGGAGGGGAGTCAGGGGGATGACGCGATGA